A single genomic interval of Litoreibacter ponti harbors:
- the lipB gene encoding lipoyl(octanoyl) transferase LipB, with translation MVEWIRSEGLTGYPQAVDWMEARVAAIHAGDAPECVWLVEHPPLYTAGTSANRADLVDPDRFDVFQTRRGGQYTYHGPGQRVAYVLLDLNARGRDVRKFVQQLEAWVIATLDRFNVTGEIREGRVGVWVTRPEKPPLADGTVAEDKIAAIGVRVRKWISYHGLSINVEPDLDHFSGIVPCGIADHGVTSLVDLGLPVTMADLDAALEQSFEEVFG, from the coding sequence ATGGTGGAATGGATCAGATCAGAGGGGCTGACGGGCTACCCGCAGGCCGTCGACTGGATGGAAGCCCGCGTGGCTGCGATCCATGCGGGCGATGCGCCGGAATGCGTCTGGCTGGTCGAGCACCCGCCGCTCTATACCGCCGGAACCTCGGCCAACCGGGCCGATCTGGTCGACCCCGACCGCTTTGACGTGTTTCAGACCCGCCGGGGCGGACAATACACCTACCACGGGCCCGGGCAGCGCGTGGCCTATGTCCTGCTCGACCTGAACGCCCGCGGGCGTGACGTGCGCAAATTCGTCCAGCAGCTGGAAGCATGGGTGATCGCCACGCTCGACAGGTTCAACGTGACCGGCGAAATCCGCGAAGGCCGCGTCGGCGTCTGGGTCACACGACCCGAGAAGCCGCCGCTTGCCGACGGCACCGTGGCAGAGGACAAGATCGCCGCCATCGGCGTGCGCGTGCGCAAATGGATCAGCTACCACGGGCTTTCGATCAACGTGGAGCCGGACCTTGACCATTTCAGCGGGATCGTGCCCTGCGGGATCGCCGATCACGGGGTGACATCGCTTGTCGATCTCGGCCTGCCGGTGACCATGGCCGATCTCGACGCCGCCCTCGAACAAAGCTTCGAAGAGGTCTTCGGCTAG
- a CDS encoding Hint domain-containing protein has product MSSRTVHISPQTTLQTRRHLRPVPCFAMGTHILTPMGDRLVQDLRPGDLVETLDHGAQPVRGTSMRKIEADGPDAPIRFRAGTLNNEHDLCVTPGHRIRFAGWQADLLFGEWEVLVEARDFVNGTDVTREVVGPARYLALSFDAHHIIFAERVPVESAQLRAPTGKLAFPPLREHEAQVLLRSYPTKAKEPARPTG; this is encoded by the coding sequence ATGTCTTCTCGCACCGTCCACATCTCGCCCCAAACCACGCTCCAGACCCGGCGCCATCTCAGGCCGGTGCCGTGCTTCGCGATGGGGACGCATATTCTGACGCCGATGGGTGACCGGCTGGTCCAGGACCTGCGCCCCGGTGATCTGGTGGAGACGCTCGATCATGGCGCGCAGCCAGTGCGGGGCACGAGCATGCGCAAGATCGAGGCCGATGGGCCGGACGCCCCGATCCGCTTCCGCGCGGGCACGTTGAACAACGAGCATGACCTGTGCGTCACTCCGGGCCACCGCATCCGCTTTGCGGGCTGGCAAGCCGATTTGTTGTTCGGCGAGTGGGAGGTGCTGGTGGAGGCCCGTGACTTCGTCAATGGCACCGACGTGACCCGCGAGGTGGTCGGCCCGGCGCGCTACCTGGCGCTGAGTTTCGACGCCCACCACATCATCTTCGCCGAACGGGTCCCGGTCGAGAGTGCGCAGCTGCGCGCGCCCACCGGCAAGCTCGCCTTTCCGCCCCTGCGCGAGCACGAGGCGCAGGTGCTGCTGCGCAGCTACCCCACTAAGGCAAAAGAGCCAGCCAGGCCCACAGGGTAA
- a CDS encoding peptidoglycan-binding domain-containing protein produces the protein MFLKNFTMACAAAALISVPASRAQADGRDFAAGIVAGVVGSAIVRNAGKQKRVVRQKTYTKKRATVPSYVRQERRDIQNALNYFGFPAGTPDGVLGKRSRAAISNYQVHMGYPATGQLTDYEKNFLLQSHNRALAGGAATNQAIAASPTGPRGLLITYRNEAAGIVPTAPAAPVPTTTVVVAPQPQQLQPQVLNGTTTTTTTVTAVAGAAGAAAGAATAPSGLPTFLGQTTAVSLASHCNQVSLLTSTNGGFATADTMVDANFALNEQFCLARTYAVADGEQLAAKVQGVTKAQIESQCEGLAPALKEHVAALSLKPHTAVMQDVSAFVLQSGMSPAQLTGTAKICLSVGYTTDNMDVALGSALLLTVLGQQVYGELMGHHLSQGFGASKRADLSLAWYDMALTAVDNGAVAVFAPGQPERGTLLRKASMSLGTNGAALNGGQATVQPASALPIFKVDQ, from the coding sequence ATGTTTTTGAAAAACTTTACAATGGCTTGTGCCGCCGCGGCCCTGATCTCGGTGCCGGCGAGTCGGGCGCAGGCGGACGGGCGTGATTTCGCCGCGGGAATCGTCGCGGGCGTTGTCGGATCGGCCATCGTGCGCAACGCAGGCAAGCAAAAGCGCGTCGTGCGGCAGAAAACCTACACCAAGAAACGCGCCACCGTGCCGTCCTATGTCCGGCAAGAGCGTCGCGATATCCAAAACGCGCTGAACTACTTCGGCTTCCCTGCGGGGACGCCCGACGGTGTGCTGGGCAAGCGGTCCCGCGCCGCGATCTCGAACTACCAGGTCCACATGGGCTACCCGGCCACCGGGCAGCTGACGGACTACGAGAAGAACTTCCTGCTGCAATCCCATAACCGCGCCCTTGCGGGTGGGGCGGCGACCAACCAGGCGATTGCGGCGAGCCCCACCGGGCCGCGCGGCCTGCTGATCACCTATCGCAACGAGGCGGCGGGCATCGTGCCCACGGCCCCGGCGGCGCCGGTGCCGACCACCACCGTGGTCGTGGCCCCGCAGCCGCAGCAATTGCAGCCGCAGGTGCTCAACGGCACGACGACGACCACGACGACCGTCACCGCCGTAGCGGGCGCGGCAGGAGCAGCAGCCGGTGCAGCCACGGCCCCGAGCGGCCTGCCGACCTTCCTCGGCCAGACCACGGCCGTTTCGCTGGCGTCTCATTGCAATCAGGTCTCGTTGCTGACTTCCACCAATGGCGGCTTCGCTACGGCGGACACCATGGTTGATGCGAACTTCGCCCTCAACGAGCAGTTCTGCCTCGCGCGCACTTACGCGGTCGCCGATGGCGAGCAGCTGGCAGCGAAAGTTCAAGGCGTGACCAAGGCCCAGATCGAAAGCCAGTGCGAAGGCCTCGCCCCTGCGCTCAAAGAGCATGTCGCGGCCCTGTCGCTGAAGCCGCACACCGCGGTGATGCAGGACGTCTCTGCCTTTGTGCTGCAAAGTGGCATGTCGCCCGCGCAGCTGACGGGCACGGCCAAGATCTGCCTCTCGGTGGGCTACACCACGGACAACATGGATGTGGCGCTCGGCTCGGCCCTGCTGCTGACCGTTCTTGGCCAGCAGGTCTATGGCGAGCTGATGGGGCATCACCTGTCGCAAGGCTTCGGAGCGTCCAAGCGGGCGGACCTGTCGCTGGCATGGTATGACATGGCGCTGACTGCCGTGGACAACGGCGCTGTGGCGGTTTTTGCCCCGGGTCAGCCCGAGCGCGGCACGCTGCTGCGCAAGGCGTCGATGAGCCTTGGTACGAATGGCGCGGCACTGAACGGTGGTCAGGCCACGGTGCAGCCCGCATCGGCCCTGCCGATCTTCAAGGTCGACCAGTAA
- the ctaD gene encoding cytochrome c oxidase subunit I has product MADAAIQGHDHDERGFFTRWFMSTNHKDIGILYLFTAGLMGFISVAFTVYMRLELMEPGVQYMCLEGARFTAAAVADCTPNGHLWNVLITGHGILMMFFVVIPALFGGFGNYFMPLQIGAPDMAFPRMNNLSYWMYVAGCSLAVASLLTPGGNDQLGSGVGWVLYAPLSTSEAGMSMDFAIFAVHMSGASSILGAINMITTFLNMRTPGMTLHKVPLFAWSIFVTAWLILLALPVLAGAITMLLTDRNFGTTFFDPSGGGDPILYQHLLWFFGHPEVYIIIVPGFGIISHIIATFSRKPIFGYLPMVYAMVAIGALGFVVWAHHMYTVGMSLSQQSYFMMATMVIAVPTGIKIFSWIATMWGGSIEFKTPMLWAFGFLFLFTVGGVTGIVLAQAGIDRAYHDTYYVVAHFHYVMSLGAVFCIFAGIYFYLPKMSGRMYPEWAGKLHFWLMFVGANITFFPQHFLGRQGMPRRYIDYPEAFAYWNYVSSWGAFLSFASFLFFIGVIVYTLMYGRRVTEANPWNEYADTLEWTLPSPPPEHTFETLPKQSDWDKSHSH; this is encoded by the coding sequence ATGGCCGACGCAGCCATTCAGGGACATGACCACGACGAGCGGGGGTTCTTCACCCGTTGGTTTATGTCCACCAACCATAAAGACATTGGTATTCTGTACCTCTTCACCGCAGGCCTGATGGGCTTCATCTCGGTGGCCTTCACCGTCTACATGCGCCTCGAGCTCATGGAGCCCGGTGTGCAATACATGTGCCTCGAAGGCGCGCGCTTCACCGCCGCGGCCGTGGCCGATTGTACCCCGAACGGGCATCTTTGGAATGTTTTGATCACAGGTCACGGCATTCTCATGATGTTCTTCGTGGTGATCCCGGCGCTGTTTGGCGGCTTCGGTAACTACTTCATGCCGCTGCAGATCGGCGCGCCTGACATGGCGTTCCCGCGGATGAACAACCTGTCCTACTGGATGTACGTGGCTGGCTGTTCGCTGGCTGTGGCCTCCCTGCTGACGCCCGGTGGCAATGACCAGCTGGGCTCCGGCGTGGGCTGGGTGTTGTACGCGCCGCTCTCGACGTCCGAGGCAGGCATGTCCATGGACTTCGCGATCTTCGCGGTTCACATGTCCGGTGCGTCGTCCATCCTGGGCGCGATCAACATGATCACGACGTTCCTGAACATGCGCACACCCGGCATGACGCTGCACAAGGTGCCGCTTTTTGCCTGGTCGATCTTCGTGACCGCATGGCTGATCCTTCTGGCCTTGCCGGTGCTGGCTGGCGCCATCACCATGCTGCTGACCGACCGGAACTTCGGGACGACCTTCTTCGACCCGTCGGGCGGCGGTGACCCGATCCTCTACCAGCACCTGCTGTGGTTCTTCGGTCACCCCGAGGTGTACATCATCATCGTGCCGGGCTTCGGGATCATCTCCCACATCATCGCAACCTTCTCGCGCAAGCCGATCTTCGGCTACCTGCCGATGGTCTACGCGATGGTCGCCATTGGCGCGCTGGGCTTCGTTGTGTGGGCGCACCACATGTACACGGTGGGCATGAGCCTGTCGCAGCAGTCTTACTTCATGATGGCCACGATGGTGATCGCGGTACCGACAGGCATCAAGATCTTCTCCTGGATCGCCACGATGTGGGGCGGCTCGATCGAGTTCAAGACGCCGATGCTCTGGGCGTTTGGCTTCCTGTTCCTCTTCACCGTGGGCGGTGTGACCGGCATCGTGCTGGCGCAGGCCGGCATCGACCGGGCCTACCATGACACCTACTATGTCGTGGCGCACTTCCACTACGTGATGTCTTTGGGTGCCGTGTTCTGCATCTTCGCAGGTATCTACTTCTACCTGCCGAAAATGTCGGGCCGCATGTATCCCGAATGGGCAGGTAAGCTGCACTTCTGGCTGATGTTCGTGGGTGCGAACATCACCTTCTTCCCGCAGCACTTTTTGGGCCGCCAAGGCATGCCGCGCCGCTACATCGACTACCCGGAGGCCTTCGCCTACTGGAACTACGTGTCGAGCTGGGGTGCCTTCCTGTCCTTCGCATCGTTCCTCTTCTTCATCGGCGTGATCGTCTACACGCTGATGTACGGACGCCGTGTGACCGAGGCCAATCCGTGGAACGAGTATGCAGACACGCTGGAGTGGACCCTGCCCTCCCCGCCGCCGGAGCACACGTTCGAGACGTTGCCCAAGCAGTCGGACTGGGACAAGAGCCACAGCCACTAA
- a CDS encoding UDP-glucuronic acid decarboxylase family protein, which produces MARLYDTRKRILVTGGAGFVGSHLCDRLLAQGHEVLCVDNLFTGSKRNLEHLHNHPRMEFMRHDVTFPLYVEVDEIYNLACPASPVHYQHDPVQTIKTSVIGAINTLGLAKRLGCRILQASTSEVYGDPKVHPQTEDYWGHVNPIGARSCYDEGKRAAETLFMDYHRQNGVEVKIARIFNTYGPRMHHADGRVVSNFIVQALRGEDITVFGEGDQTRSFCYVDDLVTGLIALMESPDGVTGPINLGNPVEFTIRQLAEEVIAQTGSGSKMVQRPLPSDDPQQRKPDISMARAELGWEPSVPLKDGLTHTIDYFTQHLREIELI; this is translated from the coding sequence ATGGCAAGGCTTTACGACACACGCAAACGCATTCTGGTCACCGGTGGCGCGGGATTTGTGGGCTCGCACCTGTGTGACCGGCTGCTCGCGCAAGGCCACGAGGTGCTGTGCGTCGACAATCTGTTCACCGGTTCGAAGCGCAATCTGGAGCATCTGCACAACCACCCGCGCATGGAGTTCATGCGCCATGACGTGACCTTTCCGCTCTATGTCGAAGTGGACGAGATCTACAATCTGGCCTGCCCCGCCAGCCCGGTGCACTATCAGCACGACCCGGTTCAGACGATCAAGACCTCCGTCATCGGCGCGATCAACACGCTGGGGCTGGCCAAGCGGCTGGGATGCCGGATCCTGCAGGCCTCGACCTCCGAAGTGTATGGCGACCCCAAAGTGCATCCGCAGACCGAGGATTACTGGGGCCATGTGAACCCGATCGGCGCGCGCTCGTGCTACGACGAGGGCAAGCGCGCCGCAGAGACCCTGTTCATGGACTACCACCGCCAGAACGGGGTGGAGGTCAAAATCGCGCGCATTTTCAACACCTACGGCCCGCGCATGCATCACGCAGACGGGCGGGTGGTGTCCAATTTCATCGTGCAGGCCTTGCGCGGCGAGGACATCACCGTGTTCGGCGAGGGCGATCAGACCCGCTCCTTTTGCTATGTCGATGATCTGGTGACGGGGCTGATCGCCTTGATGGAAAGTCCTGACGGCGTGACGGGACCGATCAATCTTGGCAATCCGGTGGAGTTCACCATCAGACAGCTTGCCGAAGAGGTGATCGCCCAAACCGGCAGCGGCTCGAAGATGGTGCAGCGCCCATTGCCGTCGGACGATCCGCAGCAGCGCAAGCCCGATATCTCAATGGCGCGGGCCGAACTGGGGTGGGAGCCGTCGGTGCCCCTGAAGGACGGGCTGACCCATACAATCGACTACTTCACGCAGCATTTGCGCGAGATAGAGCTGATTTAG
- a CDS encoding DUF2244 domain-containing protein — MPIQHIHLDEGASDYPEGLSTYRGGEAPCYRVLLWPHRSLPVSGFVFFIAITSFLLAIPLLPLMGTGAVWVLLPFLIATVWALWFFIMRSYRSGQTVEELSIWDDRMTLVRVNPMGPAKTRRQEWEANPYWVEVVSQDKPVENYLTLRGGPREVELGAFLSAEERLELKQELEQEIRRLG; from the coding sequence ATGCCGATCCAGCACATACACCTTGATGAAGGGGCCTCGGATTATCCCGAGGGCCTTTCCACTTACAGGGGGGGCGAGGCGCCGTGCTACCGGGTGCTGCTCTGGCCCCACCGCTCCCTGCCCGTCTCGGGCTTCGTCTTCTTCATTGCGATCACCTCTTTCCTGCTGGCCATCCCACTGCTGCCGCTGATGGGCACCGGCGCTGTCTGGGTCCTGCTGCCCTTCCTGATCGCGACGGTCTGGGCGCTGTGGTTTTTCATCATGCGCAGCTATCGCTCCGGCCAAACGGTCGAGGAGCTGTCAATCTGGGACGACCGCATGACGCTTGTGCGGGTCAACCCGATGGGCCCCGCCAAGACACGGCGGCAGGAATGGGAGGCCAACCCCTACTGGGTCGAGGTCGTGAGCCAGGACAAACCTGTCGAGAACTACCTGACCCTGCGTGGCGGGCCCCGCGAGGTAGAGCTGGGGGCGTTCCTGTCCGCCGAAGAACGGTTGGAGCTGAAGCAAGAGCTGGAGCAGGAGATCCGGCGGCTCGGCTAG
- a CDS encoding sigma-70 family RNA polymerase sigma factor, with translation MTDTSDIERMISRVALGDRTAFSDLYDATSAKLLGTALRVLKDKASAEDVLQETFMKVWRYADRYASNGMSPMTWLITIARNTAIDRLRATKDEGDISDVMDTIPASGPTPEQAAIASSDASQIAGCLSKLDGDKRIAVRGAYLEGLSYADLAAQFDVPLNTMRTWLRRSLISLRECMTQ, from the coding sequence ATGACTGACACTTCAGACATCGAACGGATGATTTCGCGGGTTGCTCTGGGCGATCGCACGGCGTTTTCCGACCTCTATGATGCGACCTCCGCGAAACTTTTGGGCACCGCGCTTCGTGTGTTGAAGGACAAGGCCAGCGCCGAGGATGTCCTGCAAGAGACGTTCATGAAGGTCTGGCGATACGCCGATAGATACGCCTCAAACGGAATGAGCCCCATGACCTGGTTAATCACAATCGCACGAAACACCGCCATCGACCGGCTGCGCGCCACGAAGGACGAGGGCGACATTTCGGATGTGATGGACACGATACCCGCCTCCGGCCCCACGCCGGAACAGGCGGCCATCGCGTCCAGTGATGCCTCCCAGATCGCGGGCTGCCTCTCGAAGCTGGACGGGGACAAGCGCATTGCCGTCCGGGGCGCCTATCTGGAAGGCCTCAGCTACGCCGATCTTGCGGCGCAGTTTGACGTGCCGCTGAATACGATGCGCACCTGGCTGCGCCGCAGCCTGATCAGTCTCAGAGAGTGTATGACCCAATGA
- a CDS encoding AEC family transporter, producing MGALLEVILPVFLVIGFGFVAVKQGLFSDEGADALMKFTQSFAIPCLLFRGIADLELDAYFEPRLIASYYGPALAGFGLGTIGARVLFARPWEDCVAIGFCCLFSNAVLLGLPITERAYGPEALQPNYAIIAVNAPICYGIGITVMEVVRNQGGGLWATARNVWRAITHNALIIGILLGFAVNLSGITLPGVLTDAVDLMIRAALPAAIFGLGGVLARYKIEGDTGPVVMICVLMLVVQPVLTWGMASATALSTEAFRSVVLISAMAPGVNAYVFANMYGVAKRVAASAVLISTAGSVLTLWAWLALLP from the coding sequence GTTCTCCGACGAGGGCGCCGATGCGCTGATGAAATTCACCCAAAGCTTCGCCATCCCCTGCCTGCTGTTTCGCGGCATCGCCGATCTGGAGCTTGACGCCTATTTCGAGCCGCGCCTGATCGCCAGCTACTACGGCCCCGCGCTGGCGGGGTTCGGGCTTGGCACAATCGGCGCGCGTGTGCTGTTCGCCCGACCGTGGGAAGATTGCGTCGCCATCGGCTTTTGCTGCCTGTTCTCCAACGCGGTGCTGCTGGGCCTGCCGATCACCGAGCGGGCCTATGGGCCGGAGGCGCTGCAGCCCAACTACGCCATCATCGCCGTCAACGCGCCGATCTGCTACGGCATCGGGATCACCGTGATGGAGGTCGTGCGCAATCAGGGCGGCGGGCTGTGGGCCACGGCCCGCAACGTCTGGCGCGCGATCACCCACAACGCGCTGATCATCGGCATCCTGCTGGGCTTTGCGGTGAATCTGAGCGGGATCACCCTGCCCGGCGTGCTGACCGACGCGGTCGACCTGATGATCCGCGCGGCCCTGCCCGCCGCAATCTTCGGGCTGGGCGGCGTGCTGGCGCGCTACAAGATCGAAGGCGATACCGGCCCCGTGGTGATGATCTGCGTGCTGATGCTGGTGGTTCAGCCGGTTCTGACCTGGGGCATGGCCAGCGCCACGGCGCTCAGCACCGAAGCCTTCCGCTCGGTCGTGCTGATCTCCGCGATGGCGCCCGGCGTCAACGCCTACGTGTTTGCCAATATGTACGGGGTCGCAAAACGCGTCGCGGCCTCGGCGGTGCTGATCTCGACCGCGGGCTCGGTGCTTACCCTGTGGGCCTGGCTGGCTCTTTTGCCTTAG
- a CDS encoding anti-sigma factor, translating into MSTTAPLTDDDRVLAAEYALRLLPAKEEAAFEVRMFDDRRLEAFVAETVGHFAPLSDEIAPERPSRKLKGKLMSDLFGVAQTPGSLWDGLSLWRATSLGATFAAAVLAILLVTHQAPVAPSQTERGALFVSEIASEDSSLRLLAVYDAGTGDLQLTRTAGAAAPDRVLELWAIAGDTPPVSLCVLPAGEKARTRLPDAVAGDVAGLVLAISDEPPGGSPTGAPTGAVLAVGGVTEI; encoded by the coding sequence ATGAGCACCACCGCCCCCCTGACCGATGACGACCGCGTTCTTGCGGCCGAATATGCCTTGCGGCTTCTGCCCGCCAAGGAAGAAGCCGCGTTCGAGGTGCGTATGTTCGACGACCGCAGGCTGGAAGCCTTCGTGGCAGAGACCGTCGGGCATTTTGCACCGCTGTCAGATGAAATCGCGCCCGAACGCCCGTCGCGCAAGCTCAAGGGCAAGCTGATGAGCGATCTGTTTGGCGTAGCGCAGACACCCGGCTCCCTGTGGGACGGCCTGTCGCTTTGGCGTGCCACCAGCCTGGGGGCTACCTTCGCCGCAGCGGTGCTTGCGATCCTGCTTGTGACGCACCAAGCGCCCGTCGCCCCGTCGCAGACAGAGCGCGGCGCGCTCTTCGTCTCGGAAATCGCCAGCGAAGACAGCAGCCTGCGCCTGCTGGCGGTCTATGATGCGGGCACCGGTGATCTGCAATTGACCCGCACCGCGGGCGCCGCCGCCCCGGACCGGGTATTGGAGCTTTGGGCCATCGCCGGGGACACCCCGCCGGTCTCGCTGTGCGTACTGCCCGCAGGCGAAAAGGCGCGAACCCGTTTGCCCGACGCAGTTGCGGGTGATGTCGCGGGGCTGGTGCTCGCAATCTCGGACGAGCCGCCGGGCGGATCGCCGACCGGTGCGCCAACGGGAGCCGTGCTCGCCGTGGGTGGGGTGACGGAGATCTAA
- a CDS encoding autotransporter outer membrane beta-barrel domain-containing protein produces MRISALTLSPLLAILPLAAAAQSTNDLLVSPPSEAGESTAPALFQHYRDAIAKRRRALGGAPGVRQDATLGNEAPTWGGLSSAWGSLDGKQINGTYSGDSTSLLFGADAILGSGTVLVGLIGGYNTSTVTLPTGQRVGADGFSIGPYFSAQISERIALDGFIAYGEPDYDVDGGSFSGDKLFGNLTISTSFPLQAAEISPFLSVASSREDLPAFTDGGGTGYAASNIESFVTTIGATAFFNPVDRGGRTYLPTAGLELDYIRSDDGFGTVSSFTAPRVTAGVTILGDTGIWSLGADATHTSEGTTTVGANASYIWQF; encoded by the coding sequence ATGCGTATTTCAGCACTCACCCTTTCGCCGCTTCTCGCCATCCTTCCGCTCGCAGCCGCGGCGCAATCGACCAATGATCTTTTGGTCAGCCCCCCGTCAGAAGCCGGGGAAAGCACCGCACCGGCCCTATTCCAGCACTACCGCGATGCCATCGCAAAGCGTCGCCGCGCGCTTGGGGGCGCACCGGGCGTGCGCCAGGACGCGACGCTGGGCAACGAGGCGCCGACCTGGGGCGGACTCAGCTCTGCCTGGGGTTCGCTCGATGGCAAGCAGATCAACGGCACGTATTCGGGGGACTCGACGAGCCTGCTCTTCGGCGCAGATGCGATATTGGGCTCCGGCACCGTGCTGGTGGGCCTGATCGGCGGCTATAACACCTCCACCGTGACCCTGCCCACGGGGCAGCGGGTCGGAGCGGACGGGTTCTCCATCGGTCCCTACTTCTCGGCGCAGATCAGCGAGCGGATCGCCCTCGACGGCTTCATCGCCTATGGCGAGCCGGATTACGACGTCGATGGCGGCAGCTTTTCGGGCGACAAGCTCTTCGGTAACCTGACCATCAGCACGTCATTCCCGTTGCAGGCGGCCGAAATCTCGCCGTTTCTGTCCGTCGCCTCCTCGCGCGAGGACCTGCCCGCTTTCACCGATGGCGGCGGCACAGGCTACGCGGCCAGCAATATCGAAAGCTTTGTGACCACGATCGGGGCGACGGCCTTCTTCAACCCGGTGGACCGCGGCGGGCGCACGTATCTTCCGACGGCAGGGCTTGAGCTGGACTATATCCGCAGCGATGACGGGTTCGGCACGGTCTCCAGCTTCACCGCGCCGCGGGTGACCGCGGGGGTGACAATACTGGGCGACACCGGCATCTGGTCGCTGGGCGCGGATGCGACCCACACGTCCGAGGGCACGACAACCGTCGGGGCCAATGCCAGCTACATCTGGCAGTTCTGA